A window of the Oryza brachyantha chromosome 5, ObraRS2, whole genome shotgun sequence genome harbors these coding sequences:
- the LOC102711262 gene encoding CASP-like protein 5B2 isoform X2, whose translation MWEVAWRPGTWGGLAMRVGQVAFAGASIGVMASGTGFANYTAFCYLIASMGLQSLWSLGLACLDVYALTVKRDLNNALLVSLFVIGDWVTALLSFAASCSAGGVMVLFKRDVLFCRRMIFKNM comes from the exons ATGTGGGAGGTGGCGTGGAGGCCCGGGACGTGGGGCGGGCTGGCGATGCGGGTGGGGCAGGtcgccttcgccggcgccTCCATCGGCGTCATGGCGTCCGGGACCGGCTTCGCCAACTACACTGCCTTCTG CTACTTGATTGCATCAATGGGATTACAATCATTGTGGAGCTTGGGACTTGCATGCCTTGACGTGTATGCCTTGACAGTCAAAAGGGATCTAAACAATGCTCTTCTTGTGAGCTTATTTGTCATTGGAGACTGG GTAACAGCACTTCTGTCCTTCGCTGCATCTTGCTCAGCTGGAGGTGTTATGGTTCTCTTTAAAAGGGATGTGCTTTTCTGCAGAAG GATGATTTTCAAGAATATGTAG
- the LOC102711262 gene encoding CASP-like protein 5B2 isoform X1: MWEVAWRPGTWGGLAMRVGQVAFAGASIGVMASGTGFANYTAFCYLIASMGLQSLWSLGLACLDVYALTVKRDLNNALLVSLFVIGDWVTALLSFAASCSAGGVMVLFKRDVLFCRRYPQLPCGRFELAVALAFLSWALSATSAIIMFCLLAAF, translated from the exons ATGTGGGAGGTGGCGTGGAGGCCCGGGACGTGGGGCGGGCTGGCGATGCGGGTGGGGCAGGtcgccttcgccggcgccTCCATCGGCGTCATGGCGTCCGGGACCGGCTTCGCCAACTACACTGCCTTCTG CTACTTGATTGCATCAATGGGATTACAATCATTGTGGAGCTTGGGACTTGCATGCCTTGACGTGTATGCCTTGACAGTCAAAAGGGATCTAAACAATGCTCTTCTTGTGAGCTTATTTGTCATTGGAGACTGG GTAACAGCACTTCTGTCCTTCGCTGCATCTTGCTCAGCTGGAGGTGTTATGGTTCTCTTTAAAAGGGATGTGCTTTTCTGCAGAAGGTATCCACAATTGCCTTGTGGGAGATTTGAACTTGCTGTAGCGCTTGCTTTTTTGTCTTGGGCACTTAGTGCTACATCAGCTATCATCATGTTCTGTCTCCTGGCTGCATTCTAA